One Stenotrophomonas maltophilia DNA window includes the following coding sequences:
- a CDS encoding low molecular weight protein tyrosine phosphatase family protein, giving the protein MTRNVLFLCSQNRLRSPTAEQVFADWPGIETASAGLLADAEEVLSLELLQWADLVFVMERAHRNRLSSRYKAWLKDKRVICLDIPDDYDYMDPVLVELLKRKVTPFLR; this is encoded by the coding sequence ATGACACGCAACGTGCTCTTCCTCTGCAGCCAGAACCGCCTGCGCAGCCCGACGGCCGAGCAGGTATTCGCCGACTGGCCGGGCATCGAAACCGCCTCGGCCGGGCTGCTGGCCGACGCCGAAGAAGTGCTCAGCCTCGAGCTGCTGCAGTGGGCGGACCTGGTGTTCGTGATGGAGCGCGCCCACCGCAATCGGCTGTCCAGCCGCTACAAAGCATGGCTGAAGGACAAGCGGGTGATCTGCCTGGATATCCCGGACGACTACGACTACATGGACCCGGTGCTGGTGGAGCTGCTCAAGCGCAAGGTGACGCCGTTCCTGCGTTGA
- a CDS encoding IS110 family transposase, whose translation MFGIGIDVSGENLDVAVHEQAFRQFKNSKRGWNSLIRWLQQWPAKQVVLEASGGYEQKALDALHEAGLPMVRINPGRGRSFASATGKQAKTDRIDAMVLAHMADALKLTRYVPPAAWQRRLGELCQRRRHLVQMRVSEHQRMRAFSEPGLISMLNQHLREIQKSIKQLDATIAALLAEQEGWRDFAKLKGAGPVLMATLACELPELGKLSGKAISALVGVAPMNRESGTWKGRRSISGGRAVVREALYMAALTAKRYEPRLKEFFESLVKQGKPGKVALVAVMRKMLVILNARKRDAEAQMASA comes from the coding sequence ATGTTTGGGATCGGGATCGATGTCAGTGGTGAGAATCTGGATGTTGCCGTCCATGAACAGGCCTTTCGCCAGTTCAAGAACAGCAAACGTGGCTGGAATAGCCTGATCCGGTGGTTGCAGCAGTGGCCAGCCAAGCAGGTCGTGCTCGAGGCCAGTGGCGGCTACGAGCAAAAGGCACTGGATGCGTTGCATGAAGCAGGCCTGCCGATGGTACGAATCAATCCTGGCCGTGGCCGCAGCTTTGCCTCAGCCACGGGAAAGCAGGCCAAGACCGATCGTATTGATGCCATGGTGCTGGCCCACATGGCCGATGCCCTAAAGCTGACCCGCTACGTACCGCCAGCGGCTTGGCAGCGCCGTCTGGGTGAGCTGTGCCAGCGACGTCGCCACCTGGTCCAGATGCGGGTGAGCGAGCATCAGCGCATGCGCGCGTTCAGCGAACCCGGCCTGATTTCCATGCTGAATCAGCACCTGCGCGAGATCCAGAAAAGCATCAAGCAGCTCGACGCCACCATCGCAGCGCTGCTGGCCGAACAGGAAGGATGGCGTGACTTTGCCAAGCTCAAAGGTGCCGGCCCGGTGTTGATGGCAACCCTAGCCTGCGAGCTCCCGGAGCTGGGCAAGCTCAGCGGGAAAGCCATCTCGGCCTTGGTAGGGGTTGCCCCCATGAACCGCGAAAGCGGCACCTGGAAAGGGAGACGGAGCATTAGCGGTGGCCGCGCCGTTGTACGCGAAGCGCTCTACATGGCGGCGCTGACCGCCAAACGCTATGAGCCTCGGCTCAAGGAATTTTTTGAATCCCTCGTCAAGCAGGGCAAGCCGGGCAAGGTGGCTTTGGTCGCGGTGATGCGCAAGATGCTGGTGATCCTCAACGCCCGCAAAAGGGATGCGGAGGCCCAGATGGCCTCCGCCTGA
- a CDS encoding DUF421 domain-containing protein produces MPDLFALAMPWWEFILRAVVVYVVVLGMVRLGGKRALGQITPFDVLLIVLLGNAVQNALLGTDTSLGGGLLLAATLIVLNYGVGWLTTRNRRMERMIEGEPTVIARDGRLLEGVLRRELISRADFDAALRQQGGLRIEDVQVALLETTGHITIIARKHT; encoded by the coding sequence ATGCCCGACCTGTTCGCTCTGGCCATGCCGTGGTGGGAGTTCATCCTGCGCGCAGTGGTGGTGTATGTCGTGGTGCTGGGCATGGTCCGGCTCGGTGGCAAGCGGGCTCTGGGGCAGATCACGCCCTTCGACGTGCTGCTGATCGTGCTGCTGGGCAACGCGGTGCAGAACGCGCTGTTGGGCACCGACACCTCGCTGGGCGGTGGCCTGCTGCTGGCGGCCACCCTGATCGTGCTGAACTATGGGGTGGGCTGGTTGACCACCCGGAATCGGCGCATGGAGCGGATGATCGAAGGAGAGCCCACCGTGATCGCGCGTGATGGCCGGCTGTTGGAGGGCGTTCTCCGCCGCGAACTGATCAGCCGGGCCGATTTCGATGCCGCGCTGCGCCAGCAGGGCGGGCTGCGGATCGAAGACGTGCAGGTCGCGCTGCTGGAGACGACCGGGCACATCACGATCATCGCGCGGAAGCACACCTGA
- a CDS encoding universal stress protein, protein MYKRILIATDGSELADKGLAKGLELAKDLNAEVDIVTVSEPWAVGMYDAMGWSVGYMNSPEYKADREEGAQKVLQPALAKAAEQGITANPVHVLDRYAADGIIETAGERNSDLIVMTSHGRRGVTRVLLGSQTAEVLARSTLPVLVIR, encoded by the coding sequence ATGTACAAGCGCATCCTGATTGCCACCGACGGATCCGAGCTGGCCGACAAGGGCCTGGCCAAGGGCCTGGAGCTGGCCAAGGACCTCAACGCCGAGGTCGATATCGTGACCGTTTCCGAGCCGTGGGCCGTCGGCATGTACGACGCCATGGGCTGGAGCGTGGGCTACATGAACAGCCCCGAGTACAAGGCCGACCGCGAGGAAGGTGCGCAGAAGGTGCTGCAGCCGGCGCTGGCCAAGGCGGCCGAACAGGGCATCACGGCCAATCCGGTGCACGTGCTGGACCGCTACGCGGCTGACGGCATCATCGAGACCGCCGGCGAGCGCAACAGCGACCTGATCGTGATGACCTCGCACGGCCGCCGTGGCGTGACCCGCGTGCTGCTGGGCAGCCAGACCGCCGAAGTGCTGGCACGCAGCACGCTGCCGGTGCTGGTCATCCGCTGA
- the polA gene encoding DNA polymerase I has protein sequence MSRLVLIDGSSYLYRAFHALPPLSNAQGEPTGALFGVVNMLRSTLKERPAYVAFVVDAPGKTFRDDLYDQYKANRPPMPDELRSQVEPMCRIVEALGISILRIPGVEADDVIGTLALQGLAQDLKVTISTGDKDFAQLVRPGIELVNTMTGSRMDSDAAVMDKFGVRADQIIDLLALMGDTVDNVPGVEKCGPKTAAKWLAEYQHLDGVMAAAPTMKGKIGENLRAALERLPLNRELVTIRTDVELDASPTTLALREQDVPELTELYARYGFTQALKELGAPLPAPTAASEATPSLRGTAAGFARGSAEAPAAGTLDPALAVPGEYETVLTAEQLQAWVERLQQADLISFDTETDALDAMRARLVGISLAVEPGKAAYIPVGHDYPGAPAQLPMQQVLDALRPVLQDPAKKKLGQHGKYDLHVLRRHGVEVQGYHEDTMLESFVLNSTATRHDMDSLALRYLGYNTIKFEDVAGKGAKQIPFSQVGIDEASRYAAEDADVTLRLHRALQPQLLAVPALDSVYRDIEMPLVPVLTTIEANGVRIDTDELRRQSQDLSSRMLAAQQKATELAGRSFNLDSPKQLQAVLFDELKLPAVVKTPKGQPSTNEEALEAIADQHELPRVILDYRGLAKLRSTYTDKLPEMVNPDTGRVHTSYHQSGAATGRLSSSDPNLQNIPIRTEDGRRIRRAFIAPEGFQLLAADYSQIELRIMAHLSEDPGLVRAFEQGADVHRATAAEVFGRTLEEVTPNERRAAKAINFGLMYGMSAFGLARNLGIDRGQAQDYVALYFSRYPGVRDFMERMRQQARDQGYVETLFGRRLYLNDIHARNQGLRAGAERAAINAPMQGTAADIIKRAMVDVDKWLRDSGAPARMILQVHDELVFETESSFVEELRLQVVERMSQAAKLRVPLVVDTGIGNNWDEAH, from the coding sequence ATGAGCAGATTAGTCCTGATCGACGGGTCCAGTTACCTGTACCGCGCGTTCCACGCGCTGCCGCCCCTGTCCAATGCACAGGGCGAACCCACCGGCGCGCTGTTCGGCGTGGTCAACATGCTGCGCTCGACACTGAAGGAGCGCCCGGCCTACGTGGCGTTCGTGGTCGATGCGCCGGGCAAGACCTTCCGTGATGACCTGTACGACCAGTACAAGGCCAACCGCCCGCCGATGCCCGATGAGCTGCGCAGCCAGGTTGAGCCGATGTGCCGCATCGTCGAAGCGCTGGGCATCAGCATCCTGCGCATCCCTGGCGTGGAGGCCGACGATGTGATCGGCACGCTGGCCCTGCAGGGCCTGGCGCAGGACCTGAAGGTGACCATCTCCACCGGCGACAAGGATTTCGCCCAGCTGGTGCGCCCGGGCATCGAACTGGTCAACACCATGACCGGCAGCCGCATGGATTCGGATGCGGCGGTGATGGACAAGTTCGGCGTGCGCGCCGACCAGATCATCGACCTGCTGGCGCTGATGGGCGACACCGTCGACAACGTGCCGGGCGTGGAGAAATGCGGGCCGAAGACCGCCGCCAAGTGGCTGGCCGAGTACCAGCACCTGGACGGCGTGATGGCAGCCGCGCCGACCATGAAGGGCAAGATCGGCGAGAACCTGCGCGCGGCGCTGGAGCGCCTGCCGCTGAACCGCGAGCTGGTAACCATCCGCACCGACGTGGAGCTGGACGCCAGCCCGACCACGCTGGCCCTGCGCGAGCAGGACGTGCCGGAGCTGACCGAGCTGTATGCGCGCTACGGCTTCACCCAGGCATTGAAGGAGCTAGGTGCGCCGCTGCCGGCGCCGACCGCCGCCAGCGAAGCCACCCCAAGCCTGCGTGGCACCGCTGCTGGCTTCGCCCGTGGCAGCGCTGAGGCACCGGCAGCGGGCACGCTGGATCCGGCGCTGGCCGTGCCGGGTGAATACGAGACCGTGCTGACGGCCGAGCAGCTGCAGGCCTGGGTCGAGCGTCTGCAGCAGGCGGACCTGATCAGTTTCGACACCGAAACCGATGCACTGGACGCGATGCGCGCACGCCTGGTGGGCATCAGCCTGGCGGTCGAGCCGGGCAAGGCCGCCTACATCCCGGTCGGTCACGATTACCCGGGTGCGCCGGCCCAGCTGCCGATGCAGCAGGTGCTGGATGCACTGCGCCCGGTGCTGCAGGACCCGGCGAAGAAAAAGCTGGGCCAGCATGGCAAGTACGACCTGCATGTGCTGCGCCGCCACGGCGTGGAGGTGCAGGGCTACCACGAGGACACCATGCTCGAGAGCTTCGTGCTCAATTCCACCGCCACCCGCCACGACATGGATTCGCTGGCCCTGCGTTACCTGGGCTACAACACCATCAAGTTCGAGGACGTGGCCGGCAAGGGCGCCAAGCAGATTCCGTTCTCGCAGGTGGGCATCGATGAAGCCAGCCGCTATGCGGCCGAGGACGCCGACGTCACCCTGCGGCTGCACCGGGCGCTGCAGCCGCAGCTGCTGGCCGTGCCGGCGCTGGACAGCGTGTACCGCGACATCGAGATGCCGCTGGTGCCGGTGCTGACCACGATCGAAGCCAACGGCGTGCGGATCGACACCGACGAACTGCGCCGGCAGAGCCAGGACCTGTCCTCGCGCATGCTGGCCGCACAGCAGAAGGCCACCGAGCTGGCCGGCCGCAGCTTCAACCTGGATTCGCCCAAGCAGCTGCAGGCGGTGCTGTTCGACGAACTGAAGCTGCCGGCGGTGGTGAAGACCCCGAAGGGCCAGCCCAGCACCAATGAAGAGGCGCTGGAGGCGATTGCCGACCAGCACGAGTTGCCGCGGGTGATCCTCGACTACCGGGGCCTGGCCAAGCTGCGCAGCACCTACACCGACAAGCTGCCGGAGATGGTCAACCCGGACACCGGCCGGGTGCATACCAGCTACCACCAGTCCGGTGCCGCCACCGGCCGCCTGTCCTCGTCGGACCCGAACCTGCAGAACATCCCGATCCGCACCGAGGACGGCCGCCGCATCCGCCGCGCGTTCATCGCCCCGGAGGGCTTCCAGCTGCTGGCGGCCGACTATTCGCAGATCGAGCTGCGGATCATGGCCCACCTGTCCGAAGACCCGGGCCTGGTGCGTGCCTTCGAGCAGGGCGCCGACGTGCACCGTGCCACCGCCGCCGAGGTGTTCGGGCGCACGCTGGAGGAGGTGACCCCGAACGAGCGCCGTGCCGCCAAGGCGATCAACTTCGGCCTGATGTACGGCATGAGCGCCTTCGGCCTGGCCCGCAACCTGGGTATCGACCGCGGCCAGGCGCAGGACTACGTGGCGCTGTACTTCAGCCGCTACCCGGGCGTGCGTGACTTCATGGAGCGGATGCGCCAGCAGGCCCGCGACCAGGGCTATGTGGAAACGCTGTTCGGCCGCCGCCTGTACCTGAACGACATTCATGCACGTAACCAGGGCCTGCGCGCCGGTGCCGAGCGTGCCGCGATCAACGCGCCGATGCAGGGCACCGCCGCCGACATCATCAAGCGCGCGATGGTGGACGTGGATAAGTGGTTGCGTGACAGCGGCGCACCGGCGCGGATGATCCTGCAGGTGCACGATGAACTGGTGTTCGAAACCGAAAGCAGTTTCGTCGAGGAGTTGCGTTTGCAGGTAGTCGAGCGCATGTCGCAAGCGGCCAAACTGCGAGTGCCGCTGGTGGTCGATACCGGCATTGGCAACAACTGGGACGAAGCGCATTGA
- the hemF gene encoding oxygen-dependent coproporphyrinogen oxidase: protein MNEFERVRAYLTDLQDRICAAIEAVDGQARFQEDLWQRAEGGGGRTRVLRDGAVFEQAGIGFSDVAGSRLPPSASANRPELAGASWRATGVSLVFHPLNPYVPTTHANVRFFQAQRDGEVVASWFGGGFDLTPFYPFDEDVQHWHRVARDLCAPFGDERYAAHKRWCDEYFFLRHRNETRGVGGLFFDDLHGDFERDFDYLRAVGDGFLDAYLPIVQQRKDTTYGGREREFQLYRRGRYVEFNLVYDRGTLFGLQSGGRSESILMSLPPRVRWEYGFSPEAGSAEARLADYLVPRDWL, encoded by the coding sequence ATGAACGAATTCGAGCGCGTGCGCGCCTACCTCACCGACCTGCAGGACCGCATCTGTGCGGCGATCGAGGCCGTCGATGGCCAGGCCCGCTTCCAGGAAGACCTGTGGCAGCGTGCCGAGGGCGGTGGCGGGCGTACCCGCGTGCTGCGCGACGGTGCGGTGTTCGAGCAGGCCGGCATCGGCTTCTCCGACGTGGCCGGCAGCCGCCTGCCGCCGTCGGCCTCGGCCAACCGTCCGGAACTGGCCGGCGCCTCCTGGCGCGCCACCGGCGTGTCGCTGGTGTTCCACCCGCTCAACCCCTACGTGCCGACCACCCATGCCAACGTGCGCTTCTTCCAGGCGCAGCGCGACGGCGAAGTGGTGGCCAGCTGGTTCGGCGGCGGCTTCGACCTGACCCCGTTCTATCCGTTCGACGAGGACGTGCAGCACTGGCACCGGGTCGCGCGCGACCTGTGCGCACCGTTCGGCGATGAGCGCTACGCCGCACACAAGCGCTGGTGCGACGAGTATTTCTTCCTGCGCCACCGCAATGAAACGCGCGGCGTCGGCGGCCTGTTCTTCGACGACCTGCACGGCGATTTCGAGCGCGATTTCGACTATCTGCGTGCGGTCGGCGATGGCTTCCTGGATGCCTACCTGCCGATCGTGCAGCAGCGCAAGGACACCACCTACGGCGGGCGCGAACGCGAGTTCCAGCTGTACCGTCGCGGCCGCTATGTGGAGTTCAACCTGGTCTATGACCGCGGCACCCTGTTCGGGCTGCAGAGCGGTGGCCGCAGCGAAAGCATCCTGATGAGCCTGCCGCCGCGGGTGCGTTGGGAGTACGGCTTCAGTCCGGAAGCGGGCAGCGCCGAGGCACGCCTGGCCGATTACCTGGTGCCGCGCGACTGGCTCTGA
- a CDS encoding DUF2782 domain-containing protein — protein sequence MKTLMLASLLLLAGCASMGGAGAPPVDVKGADVSKRTMDNGDVIEEYRVSGQLRMVKVTPSRGAPFYMYDKNGDGRFDNDKDGVSPVYWKLYSW from the coding sequence ATGAAGACCCTGATGCTGGCTTCCCTGCTCCTGCTCGCTGGCTGCGCCAGCATGGGTGGCGCGGGCGCTCCCCCGGTGGACGTCAAGGGCGCGGATGTGTCCAAGCGCACCATGGACAACGGCGATGTCATCGAGGAATACCGCGTATCCGGCCAGCTGCGCATGGTCAAGGTGACCCCGTCGCGCGGTGCCCCGTTCTACATGTACGACAAGAACGGCGATGGCCGTTTCGACAACGACAAGGACGGCGTGTCGCCGGTGTACTGGAAGCTGTACAGCTGGTGA